The following proteins come from a genomic window of Stigmatopora nigra isolate UIUO_SnigA chromosome 9, RoL_Snig_1.1, whole genome shotgun sequence:
- the LOC144201148 gene encoding cold-inducible RNA-binding protein A-like isoform X1 translates to MSDEGKLFVGGLNFTTTEDSLAMAFGKYGTIEKVDVIKDKETGRSRGFGFVKYENVEDAKDALEAMNGKTLDGRSIRVDEAGKGGRSRGGFSSGGPRGGGGGRFGSSRGGGGYNGDRGYGGGDRGYNDRGFGGGDRSFGGGSGGYRSGGYSGGGGGYRDNRGQGGYGGDRSSSYRDGYDSYAAND, encoded by the exons ATGTCGGACGAGGGAAAATTGTTCGTTGGAGGCTTGAACTTCACCACGACCGAGGACTCATTGGCGATGGCCTTTGGCAAATACGGAACCATCGAAAAAG TTGatgtcatcaaagacaaagagaCCGGAAGGTCCCGTGGTTTTGGCTTTGTCAAATATGAAAATGTGGAAGATGCTAAAGATGCGCTGGAGGCCATGAACGGAAAG ACTCTGGATGGCCGATCTATTCGCGTGGATGAAGCTGGAAAGGGTGGACGCTCCAGAGGAGGATTCAGCTCTGGCGGCCCACGTGGAGGCGGCGGTGGACGATTTGGAAGCTCCAGAG gtggcGGCGGCTACAATGGAGACCGGGGTTATGGTGGTGGAGACAGGGGATACAATGACAGAGGCTTCGGAGGCGGAGACAGAAGCTTTGGCGGCGGTAGCGGCGGCTACAGGAGTGGCGGCTActccggcggcggcggtggctaCAGAGACAATAG GGGACAAGGCGGCTATGGTGGCGACCGTTCCAGCTCTTATCGCGACGGATACGACAGCTATG CTGCAAACGACTAA
- the LOC144201148 gene encoding cold-inducible RNA-binding protein A-like isoform X2: MSDEGKLFVGGLNFTTTEDSLAMAFGKYGTIEKVDVIKDKETGRSRGFGFVKYENVEDAKDALEAMNGKTLDGRSIRVDEAGKGGRSRGGFSSGGPRGGGGGRFGSSRGGGGYNGDRGYGGGDRGYNDRGFGGGDRSFGGGSGGYRSGGYSGGGGGYRDNRGQGGYGGDRSSSYRDGYDSYDW, from the exons ATGTCGGACGAGGGAAAATTGTTCGTTGGAGGCTTGAACTTCACCACGACCGAGGACTCATTGGCGATGGCCTTTGGCAAATACGGAACCATCGAAAAAG TTGatgtcatcaaagacaaagagaCCGGAAGGTCCCGTGGTTTTGGCTTTGTCAAATATGAAAATGTGGAAGATGCTAAAGATGCGCTGGAGGCCATGAACGGAAAG ACTCTGGATGGCCGATCTATTCGCGTGGATGAAGCTGGAAAGGGTGGACGCTCCAGAGGAGGATTCAGCTCTGGCGGCCCACGTGGAGGCGGCGGTGGACGATTTGGAAGCTCCAGAG gtggcGGCGGCTACAATGGAGACCGGGGTTATGGTGGTGGAGACAGGGGATACAATGACAGAGGCTTCGGAGGCGGAGACAGAAGCTTTGGCGGCGGTAGCGGCGGCTACAGGAGTGGCGGCTActccggcggcggcggtggctaCAGAGACAATAG GGGACAAGGCGGCTATGGTGGCGACCGTTCCAGCTCTTATCGCGACGGATACGACAGCTATG ACTGGTGA